The genomic region TGGGTAAGGCCTTTGGTGAATATGGGCTCAAGATAAACCCAAATTAATGGCTTCAAAAAGACAAATCTAGACAGTATTAATTGTACAGCCCAACTAAAGCCCATTAAAGGCTTTCTTCACCAATCCGGTTTACGACAAAAACTCTTGTCTTCATTCGCAAGAAGAGCAAGAGCCCCACCGTGTTCTGCAAACATATCCTTGGTTTCAATCTTTAGAACCCTAAATCTCTGGggattatttatataataagatcctctagaattgaaaaaaaaagttgggtCTTTGAATGAGACAAATGGGTGGTTCTTCAGAGACGAAGATCTTGCAAGAACTCATACTCTACGCAGCAAGCGCTGCTCTCAGCTGCTTGGTTCTCTTCGCCGGGCTCAAACACCTCGACCCTAATCGCGAGGCGTCCAAGAAAGCTCTAGAGCACAAGAAAGAAATCTCCAAGCGTCTCGGCCGTCCTCTTATCCACACCAATCCATACGAGGTCGTTTCGTATTGTTTTTGTCATTCTTTTTCTACAAAGGAGCTAAAAGCTAGAGCTAACTCGTGTCTTGTTACAGGATGTAATAGCATGTGATGTGATAAATCCAGACCACATTGATGTGGAGTTCGGTTCTATCGGAGGTTTAGAGACGATCAAGCAGTCATTGTACGAGCTTGTGATCTTACCCTTGAAAAGACCTGAGCTTTTTGCTTACGGGAAGCTGCTTGGACCTCAGAAGGGTGTCTTGCTCTACGGTCCTCCTGGTACCGGGAAGACGATGCTTGCCAAGGCTATTGCTAAAGAATCAGGAGCTGTTTTTATTAACGTCAAGGTTTCTAATCTCATGAGCAAGTGGTTTGGTGATGCTCAGAAGCTTGGTAAGTAAGTAAGTAAAGTGCTACAAAAAGTAGAGAGTTAGGCTTTATTTATTTGGTTCTGAGGGTTtctctgtttctgttttttttttttcagttgctGCTGTGTTTAGCTTGGCGTACAAACTTCAGCCTGCTATCATTTTCATCGATGAGGTTGATAGCTTTCTTGGTCAGCGCCGTTCGACGGATCATGAAGCTATGGCGAATATGAAGACTGAGTTTATGGCTTTATGGGATGGATTCTCCACTGATCGTAAGTTGAATAGTCCTTTCTTTTCTACatggatttgttttttttttgttttgtttctaatgAGTGTATAATGGTTTGCTTTGGTGTTAGCGAATGCGAGGGTTATGGTTCTTGCAGCAACTAACAGACCGTCAGAGCTTGATGAAGCGATACTGAGGCGTCTTCCTCAGGCGTTTGAGATTGGAATGCCTGATCGCAAGGAGAGAGCAGAGATACTAAAAGTGACGCTGAAAGGAGAGAGGGTTGAGCCTGGTATTGACTTTGATCGTGTAGCTCGTTTATGCGAAGGGTATACTGGATCAGAC from Raphanus sativus cultivar WK10039 unplaced genomic scaffold, ASM80110v3 Scaffold1551, whole genome shotgun sequence harbors:
- the LOC108854693 gene encoding uncharacterized protein LOC108854693, translating into MRQMGGSSETKILQELILYAASAALSCLVLFAGLKHLDPNREASKKALEHKKEISKRLGRPLIHTNPYEDVIACDVINPDHIDVEFGSIGGLETIKQSLYELVILPLKRPELFAYGKLLGPQKGVLLYGPPGTGKTMLAKAIAKESGAVFINVKVSNLMSKWFGDAQKLVAAVFSLAYKLQPAIIFIDEVDSFLGQRRSTDHEAMANMKTEFMALWDGFSTDPNARVMVLAATNRPSELDEAILRRLPQAFEIGMPDRKERAEILKVTLKGERVEPGIDFDRVARLCEGYTGSDIFELCKKAAYFPIREVLEEERKGRPCPVPRALSQLDLEKVVATSKKTQVAAGEYSGLRVSREPDEVQAALSGISKLLVSQFINLQSDSQGSWQRDPEEEEDS